The window ataacgTGTAACTATGCAACAAAATTTTATGCAACAAAATTTTGTGGGTCTTACATATAGTGTGAAAAACaaagtataagatgcaatttgaactttatattttttttggccATGAACTTTCAGGAATGTTGCTTCTTGCCTCTCCTCCGACGGTAAAGGCACCATTACCCCAGCCGTCCATTCAAAGTAGCAGTCATGATACTCGGCTAAAAGCACAGGATAACACAAAATATGTCCAAGATGGACATGGGTGAGAGGCAGGGCGGTTGCCAGTTCAACTGCCCCTGAacaatgtaatttttttttttacattttgtaattttatgtaaaTTTCTTGTACATCCTTATAATAGAGATGTGATATTCTGTTACAATTTATGTGAGTTTCATATGTAATAATCCATCTCTGTtgttaagttttacaaataattcACGTTGAGTTACACCTTGTTTGAAAAATGTTACATCGTTCCGAACAATTACTATTGACAACCGTCCAGGCCCCGCGTCCGATGCACATACCATCACTGCCATGGCCTGTCTCCCATGACACATCACACGAGTAAGCATCAATTGTAGGCTCCTGCTTTCCAGTAACGCTAATACGAAACATGGTTTATTCCATACAACTCATTAGGTGAAATTTATATCATGTCAAACAAAGTCCACGTATACTTAAGATGTAAGCATAACCATTCGGCACAAATTTATCAAATAGTAAATTCATTCATAACACATTTCAAATAGTACATTCCTTCAAAACAGATTTCAACATATACATGCAATACAGCAAccgaagaaaagggaaaacagaGTACATCATTCTAAGCAATGCCATACAGTAGATTTTCACACTCGTGTGGTTAATCTTTCATGCTAAACAGATCATCCCTCATAATCTCCATCTGACCATGACAAAGTATCCTCAATTTCTTCTGAGATAAGGATTTTCAGATACTTATTTCCATAGTCTATCTGTTGTTTCTGAATATCTCGAACTACATCTCCGGCAGAGTATAGACATCGATGCACCGCAATCAATTGAAGAGTTAAGGTTTCCCATAAACAGGAAGGGAGCTCTTCCAACTCCTTGCAACCTTCCAAAACCAATTTCTCAAGACTGGGAAAATGAAGTCCTGAGCCTCTCCACGTGACCATGCTCAAGTCTTCCAATTTCAAGAACTTGAGCTCAGGGAAGAATTCCTCTTCGTCCATGCCTTCCATGTCCCATTCGTTTGCTCCATCAGCTTGTCGGAGTAATTTGAGAACCTGAAGATTTGGAAGCTTTGCTATTGTGGCAATAGTTCTAAATGAAAAGTCCTCCACAGTCAGCTTTTTAATATTCAAGGGAAGATGGAATTCAATTAGATGGGAAGCCACTTTACCTAGAACCAGCTTTAGTGATTCTAGTTGACTTAGAGAGTCCATTGCCACAATCATGTTGCTGTCATCAGAAGATTCTTCTGATTGCTGGAGACAGCATTTTAGTTCACGGATATTTGGAAACTTTCCCATCACCTTTTCCATGCTTTGCCCCACATAAAGCTTTACAGTGGAAAAAGTATCTAAACTGTATAAAATGGAGGAATATTCAATGTTGTCATTGGCCAACCTAAGATCAATCAAAGCTCCACATACATGTAGATGCCTCAATTTCTGCATTTTCATCAAAGTATCCAGAAATAACAAAAGACCAACATCAGAATAGTATGTTGTCACAAAAAGAGTTTCCAATTTTGAGAGTTTTTCTAGTGATGATGGAATGTTGTCCTTGAACCAACCTAGAACTGCCAAATACCTCAGCTCCACTAGCAAGCTCAATTCAGTCGGGAAAGCAGAACCTAGACTAATCTGTCCTAGATCCAACACTCTAAGAAGtttcaagtgaaaaatgaaggacAAATGGTCTAACACTTCATGGCTCCCACCACCACGAGAAGAATATAGTAGAGAGCGCATGCGGGGACAAAATATCCTTGATTTCACAAAATGCTTTGGTTGGGAGTAAATGGATAACCGACATAGGTTGTATGGCTCCTCAACTTTATGAAGCACATCATACCCTCGCATAAACTGTAGAAAATTTTGATCTTTGGCTTTTCTCAGACAAAACACATGCAACAAATCATGAATGCGGCATGTCTTGACACCACCAATGGATCTTTGTTGCCCCACCATAACCAAACTTCTATTTATTAGAGCCATTATATAACCTTCTGCTATTTTCTCTAGGTTCTCTGACTCACTCTTCTTCACAAATCCTTCAGCGATCCACAAGAATATCAACCTTTGGACAGAAATTTCTTGATCTTCGCTAAATGCTGCAAAGTAAATAAGACATGGCTTCAAATGTTCAGGTAGATGTATGTAACTGAGCTCTAATATACTCTTGCATTGTTCTGTGGCACCAATCTTCTTGTTTGAATTCAGCCTTTCTGCGACTTCTTCCCAACCAACTTGATCTAGAGTCAAAAGAATACCAGATATGATAACAATTGACAGAGGCAGTCCATTACAGTGTTTTGCTATTTGTCTGGCAAGAACATTTAGTTCTGGAGGATAGCCTTCTTCTCTAGTTAACAATCTCTTCTGTAGTAACTCCcagctttcttcttcatcaagtGGCCTAAGATAGTGAGGTTTACCAATAATCCCATGATGTCGACTAGTTAAAAGAATTCTGCTTCCATTGGTGTCATCTGGAAACGATATTTTCAAAGCATTCCATGCCTCGATGTCCCAAATGTCATCCAAAACTATGAGATACTTCTGTTTCCTCAAGTGGTTACACAATTTGTGagccaaatcatcttcattcatcTCAGAATATTGAGCCTTTGGGTCAATGCAAGACAACATCCCAAGCAACAAATCCTTCTTGCAATATGTTTGAGAAATACAACACCATGCAAGAATATGGAAATGCGATGTAACTGAAGGATGATGGTAAACTTTTTGTGCCAGAAAAGTCTTACCTAGCCCAGGCATGCCCACAATGGAAATGACGTCCAACTGCATTGATCCTCCAATAAGTTGATCAATAATTGCTTGCTCTTGATCCTTCAGATCTACTACAGCTTTATTCATTGTTGAGATGCTAGCCTGTGATGACACCTGGAGGCATGTTCCACTCAACATGCTCATTTCTGTTTCCAAAGAATTACACAGAATGAAATATCATTAACAAAACCTGGACTGCTATTAATATGATCTTATCAACTATTGTGAGATATTACCTTGAGATGACGCATTTCTCAAATGCTTGGTAGGTGTCTGGGCTTTGATGACGTTCTCATTGCCATCAACCACCAACGTCTTAGCTTTAAGAAGCTGAATTTCTGATGTGACATTATCAAATAACAACAAAGCATAAAATGATATATCTCCAACTCTTAGGGAGTCAATAACAAAATCTGCCTTGTATGCCATTTCCATAACACGGCTCCTAAGAGTTTGGAGCTCTTCATGGTGATTGCATTGCACCCCGTTTTTTGCCAAGAATGATCTTAAGAATAAAAGATCATCTTGCATTGTTTGAAGTTGGAGCTGTTTGTTCTGAACGTACTGCTCCAAATTATTTTCCAAGAATAATCTTAAGAATAACAGATCTTCTTGTGCTCTTTGGGGCTGGAGCTTTTTGCCCTTGTTGTGCTGCTCCATAACACTCTCCCCAGATCGACTATATACTTCTAGATGCCCCGTGGGATGGTCCATAGTCTTCTTCAAGTATGATCTTAAGAAATCAGCTCTATCCTTTGCAAAGGAATATACGGGATCAACTTTACATCTTGCCAgttctttcaatttttctaGGAGAAGATCAATAATCCCCAGCACagtggttgtagtgaagttAAACCTCACCCCTACAGGATGATTTTCCTTTACTTCTGCCTGAATAACCCTAATTCTCTCGAGTAAACAAAAGAGCTTAACATCTATCTCCTCAGCCAAAGCTTCTTGGATGTTGTTCTGATAAAGTGAGAAAATTACAACTCCAGCATCATTCACCACAGCACCAATATGATCCTTGAATCTCCCAGGCAGCCCATCATTCATCTCTTGCTGCGTTTTGAGAATGTTTCTCAAGTATTGGAGTCCCTCATATAGCATCCGCATCTGATGTTTCAGAGATACCATGAAATTGGTAGGACAATTTAGTAGCAACTCCCAAAGATTACCTAGGAGAGAATCTACAAAATCCCCCATGATAAACATATCCGTCTTGGTAGACAGAGACAATGATGATGATTCAGATTCCAAGACATGAATATAAGCCAAACGGACTTGCTGATCAACAGGCTTGATCTTCTCTACTGATTCCAAAACCTCTACTTGCATTCCATCAAACACTTGATTATCATCTCTGAAAAACCAACAAACATAACAAAGATGTGCTGCGGATAGGGCCAAGACTCCACAATGCTGCATAAGTTCGCATTCATGCTTGCTTTGCAACCTGGCAAAGAGaatgaaatttctaagaaatagTAGCTTCTCATGAAGGGGTTCAAAAAGTTTTTCAAGTTTTGAGTCATAGGATTCACCCCAAACAAGAATGTCCGCAAGATTCTCTAGCAAGGATTGGAAGAATTCCATGAATTCATCTCCTGAAGTAGAACTGGATTCCAATAAGCGATCCAAGATAGAGGGATATGATTTACGTCCCGATTCATACCAGCAAACATCCCCTGGCACAAAGCCTCTTAAATTGCGCTGGATTCTAGACAGAGAAACCGATTGTAACAAGGAATCTGACATCTCGACATACAAATCATTGATTTGTTGCCGAAAATCCTTTAGAGTCTCTCGAAAATCAGAGGCAGCTCTCACCAAGTCACCAGGGGGCAACCCATCGTCTTCTAATCCAAGAATAAGAGAGTAAAACTGATGTGTCTTctcaaaaacagaaaattttagGCTATATTGGGAGTGTGTCAATTCCATAGGACACAGAAGAAATGTTTTGACGAGCCTTAACTCCACCTTCAACTTATTGAAACCACGGTCATCCTGGCATATATCACCCTCATGCACCATGTACGAGTGTGGAAGTGACCTTAACAAGTCAACTCTCTCCTTTGCAAAATAAATTGGATCAACTTTACAGCTTGCTAGTTCCTTCACCTTTTCTAGTATAAGATCTACAAGCCCCACCTCATTCGTTGTAGTAAAGTTAAACCTTAGTGGCACAGGAAATTCATGCTCAGCTTTTTCCTTGTAACGCATAATTTCCTTCAGTAAAGAAGACATCTTTACATCTAGTGCCTCGGCCAaagcttcttgaatttggttcTGATAAAGAGAGAAAATAACAACCCCAGCATCACAGACTATACCTCCCAGATGACGCAAGGTGATCCAATTGTGTAGCCCATCATATGCATGACTCTGCTTCTTGAGTATGATTCTCAAGAATCGGAGTCCTTCATAGAGTATTCGCATTTGATGCTTGAGAGATACCGTGAACCAGGCAGCAGGATTTAGTATTAACTCTGTAAGATTACCTCCCAGAGAATGTAAAAAATTCCACAAGATAGACGCTTTCGTCTTGGTGAACAGATTGAGTGATGATGTAGCAGATTTTAAGACCTCGATATAAGCCAAACGGGTCCTGTCATTAACTGGGTTCATCTTCTCGATTGTATCAGAAATCTCTGAATGCATTTTATCGAACACCTTATCGTCATCTCTGGAAAACCAACAAATACAACACAGGCGAGCTGCAGATAGGGCGACAACTCCATAATGTTCCATGAGTTTGCGCTCGGGCTTGCCCTGGGACCTGACAAAGACAACGAAATctctaaggaaaacaaacttctTATGGAGGGGGTTTAACAGTTGTTCAAGCGCTGAATCACAGGCTCTACCCCACCAGAGAATATCCACAAGACTGTCTTGCAATGAGTCCAAGAATATCATCAATTCATCATCCGGAGGAGCACCGGATCGCAATAAGAAATCCAACAATTCCACGTACACTTCACTGATCTGTTGACTGAACTTCTtcagaatttctcgaaaagtaGAGGCTGGTCCAGCCAAGTCTCTGGTGAGCAATCCATCATTCTCTAATCTAACAAGAAGAGAGTAAAACTGCTGCCCATTTTCATGAACAGAATCTTCCACGCTACTGCAAGAATATCCCAGTTTCCTCGCACACAGAAGGAATGTTTTCACTAGCCTTAGCTCCACCATCAGCTTGTTCAGACCATGGTCATCCTTGCGGCAATCAACCTGGAGCACCCGAAACTTGAGCTTATCCAAGATTGCATCAGTGCAAGTCATCCAGTCCATCTGCTCTCCTCTATCATTATTCTCAGGTTTCTCTCTCATTCCTTTATCAGATTTCTTCTGATGCCGGAAGTAACTAGTGATTCTTTTCATCTCTACCTCTCGGCAATCTTGCTTGTAAGTTTTCAGATTTGTTCTCCCCTGTAGTCTGGTTTTCAACTTCTGCTTCTGTTTTATGCTAAGTTTGCGAgtagaaaggaaaagaagagaaaagttaAATTGCtagagaaaagaaatgaagagaAAGTAATATTTGAAGAGACCGTTTGGGAGTTTTGGAAAGAAGAGGGAATGTTTTTGGACATAAAAATTTATTCCACAGCTTTTTAAGGATATATTGGACATTTTGTAAAAAACAAACAAGCTTCTAGCGATTTTCTCTCGTTTTGGTGCACCAAATTAGATGGAAGGGAAATTTTTTTAACTGTAGTACTATTTTCGTCCCTCTAAATCCGTTCATTTACATTCTTTTCTACCCCACTTAAAACTCACAAATGATGGAAAATTCATCAgttctcctctcttttcttttttgcccAAATCTCAACTCCTCAAGAGCAATGTGGTCATTTACGAAGAATTGAGTTGTAGTGAACTATCCCAGAATGGTTGATTTATGCATTTAGACAAAATGTAAAATCATTTCTTCGAAATTAGTTTGTAGAGTTCACACATGGTGTTTTAATTCATGGACATCTTATAATTTAAGTAGTAcatttttttggattaattaAAGTCATTAACTTTTCGAGAATGGCAACCTTTCCAACCCTTAATTTATTTACAAATGGAGTAGATATATGCTTCTTGCATTTTGTACGGGTTATTGATATTTAAACTTTCTTTTCTACTCCACTTAAAGCTCACAAATGATAGAAAACTCagattgtgtttggattgcattttccgtcatttttcatggaaaaattactgtagtgatttgatatatgtgagggaaaaaggtgatagggaaatgtgatcatggaaaacgataatattttccgacggaaacaagcaatccaaacaaggcctgttttcctttcttttctgttcTGCCTAAATCTCAACTCCATCGGGGTAACATGGTCGGTCATTTATGAAAAGAACTGAGTTGTAGTGAACTATCCCGAAATAGTTGATTTCATGCATTTAGACAAAATGTAAAATCATTTTTTTGGAACGTAAAATCATTtctttggaattattttatagAGTTCACACATGGTGTTTAAATTCATGCACGTCTCATGATTTTAACTGTACACAAACTGTACAATTTTTTTTGCCCCCTCTATTTCGTTTGTTCTCTCATATTCTATAGAATCAAATTTCATAGTTAGATTGATGTTTGCCAATCTTCATTTGAAACCCCTAGGGGTTAATTTTTTCACTTGGaacaattttgttaaattggtTGAACTTGTTTTACATGAGTGTGATGCCGATGTTTGTGTaagatgtccatttgaagcttCATGCATTGGTAGAGTAGCATGTGTCCACGTCTGAAAgagtttttgtgtttttaatTATGCAAATTTACATTCTCTCCCTTAAATTTGCTTGTGAATTTTTTTACCTCAAAAACACTCCAAATACATctaccaaaaattcaaaaaaaaaaaaaaagactataaAAAAATCACCCCCCCCCCATCCCCATCCTTTCTtcctccaccaccacccccTACCTCCCGTCACCCTTCCTTTCCCCCCTTCCTCTCTCCACCTTCCCCCAACCACCTCCATCAATATAATAAAGGCGTAGTATAGCCCAACCACTTCCACCCCCACCCCCGGCCCCGCCCCAACACCCACACTGGGCCACACACAAAACCCAAAATAAACATCATCAAATTTGGAGTCATGCCAACTTGCCTGAGGGTCAACTATAAGTAGGAAATGCATGACAGTTGATGATGATTTGTAAAACATGCTTTACTTTATATAAGCACAAATcaataatgaattttttttttttgctatctATTACCAGATAGCTATTGAAAAATTGCAAATTAAGGAAGCTTGCTATGAAAACCTTGAAATGTGAAAAACGTATAATTTGCGTGTACTTCTCGTAATCATTCATTTTAAACTGAATATTACCCTTTAACGAAAATCCTAAGTATGGACAGCTTTCGATTTTTCTAATAGGCTTCCACATCCACTGACTCGAGAACCTATGCCGTAAAggctatcttttcttttctaactgAAAATGGAATAAGCAAAAACGAACAAAAAAGAAGTTAAAATAAGAAAGCGATTTATTCATTAAACATTATTGACGTAGAAAGCATCTTATGTTTAAttaagagacaaaaaaaaaaaaaacacaatggTCACCATCATTACCATAAAATATTACCCATTTGTTGTGGTGATAAAATTGAGGAATGAGGATGAAGTTTTTTGGTTGAAACGTTAAGCCTAAGAGTTGACAATCCTTTATTTTTTGTCCGTCCAAATTGACAACCACTagttaattcaaaaaaaaaaaaaaaacactagttAATCCATTGGCTAAGATGCTCTCAATTACTTAATGCTGGTGTTAACGCGTGAAAATTTCTCATATGATTCTCCGCGTTTGCATTATTCTTTATTGACAAACAATTATCTGTTCACATTATAAACACGTTTTATattaccttttccttttaatttttcaatcatctttttattttatcacacattacattacaaaaaaaaaatttacagtattattctaaaagaaatttccaaataatACTAAGGgtttgtttgataacataaaaaagtgctgaatctgaattttttcagacattcagatgttttgagtgtttgataaatgaaaatccatttgctgaatttgtgtgtatttttttcagcacaagaatcctaactgaatgcttaattctgataagaatcaatagaattatttcaattaccttatcttatctaccaaatctacccttgtttgttaattatgttcaaaatttttatctaattaaacaatctaatattctctatctaatgattttctatttcttttttctcccttttgaatgattttcacatcttctccgtacttctcatataatatatttcatcttttatattaatttgatttaaaaataaatattgtcattttcatacctaagatttttagctaattaaatcataggttctatttcttttttggatgaaaagatataagggcaaatttgtcaaatttaacttattaagcattcagttataaatgtttatcaaacaatataaataagtttatcattaaaattcagacattcatatatttcttttcagtgcttaaaattcagcaaattaattgtttcaatattcaaatttcagacttcagaattcagattcagttttatcaaacggaacttAAGTAATTCTCTGGCCAAGCGCTCCTAATGAAGGGGTAAATGTACAAGAAACAATCTTGATCTGAAAAAGAGAGTAATTCAAAACCTTAAAATGTGTTGATATATAATTCCCAGAGAAAAGCATCTTCCACCCTATTTTTTCATCAAAATATTCTATTCATATTTATTGAATTGAACTAGATCAAATTCCAATCCCATATATGACCCCAAAATGTGCTTCAtcttaaaaaatggaaaacaaaatcTTTTAGCTTAGGATGCAGAGTGTAAACATCTAGCACAAAGTGCAGTATATCCATCATTGACATTTTCATAATCAATTTTATAAAGTAAGATATTCATTTGATATTGATACAGTGCAACATATACATGCAATACAACGAAAAATATTACACCATTCTCAGCAAAACCATACAGAAGATAGTAGCACTTGAAGCCGGTGATGTTTACCCTCACCATCCATCTGAATCTCCATCTGACTCCTCAATTTCTTCTGAGATAAGGATTTTCAGATCCTGATTTCCATAGTCTATCTGCTGTTGCTTAATCTCTCGAACTAAATCCCCGGCAGAAAAGAGGCATCCACGCAACTCAATGAATTGAAGAGTCAAAGTTTCCTGTAAACAAGAAGGGAGCTCTTCCAACTCTGCACAACCTTCCATTATTAATCTCTCAAGACTGGGAAAGTGATCTCCTGATCCCAACCACTTGACAATGCTCAAATCTTTCAATTTCAAGAACTTAAGTGCTGGGAAgaattcttcttcttccatgCCTTCCATGTCCCACTCCTTTACCCCATCAGCTTGTCGGACTAATTTAAGAGCCTCGAGATTTGGTAGCTTTCTGATTGCGGACATTATGCTCCATGAGAAGTCCTCCAGCGTCAGCTTCTTAAGATTCGAGGGCAGATGATACTCGATGGGATGCGCAGTCACTTTACCCAGAAGCAGCTTTAGTGATTCTAGTTGACTCAGAAAACCCATTGCCACGACCATGTTGCTGTCACTAGTGGATTCTTCTGATGGTGATGGCAAGAGACAGCATTTTAGCTTGCGGATATTTGGAAACTTCATAATCGTCTTTTCCAAGCTTTTCCCCAGATAAAGCTTTAAAGTGGAAAAGGTATCTAAACTGCATAATCTGGAGGAGCAATGAGTGTCGTCATTGGCCAACCTAAGATCGGTCAAAGCACCACGTACATGTAGATGCCTCAATTTCTGCATTTTCACTAAAGTATCTTGCAGCAAAGAGAGACCAACACCAGAATCATGTGTTGTCACTAAAAAAGTCTCCAAATTTGAGAGTCTTTCTAGTGAGGATGGAATGTCGCCCTTGAGCCAACCTAGAATTGCCAAGAACCTCAGCTGGACGAGCAAGCTTATTTCACTCGGGAAAGCAGTACCTAGACTAATTTGTCCCAAATCCAAGACTCTTAGAAGTTTTAGGTGAAAAACGAAGGATAAAAGGTACAACACTTCACGGCTCCCAACCCCACGAGAAGCATGTAGTAGAGAGCGTATACGGGGACAAAATATGCTTGATTTCACAAAATGCTTTGGTTGAGACTGAACGGATAGTCGACGCAGGTGCTGTGACTCATCAAGTTTGAGAAATCCATCGTAACTGACAGgtcgtcagcctgtgcaataataaaattaaacctaattgccagttaaaaagaccaaaacccaattccaagtactggagcagggactctaggtgtgcaatgggttacttgattcaccctattcccgaagaatttgcttgatccgatatacccgaatgggTTGGTTATTCCTTTTCACAAATGATTATGAATTTGTagacagggcaagtagggtcgtatccacaGAGACTGGGTATATTTGTTTCTCAAGAAATCCAAAGTAACACAGGGGGGTGATTTTGTAGAAACGAcgataattaaataaattcaaatgagaaagtaaaaataaacaactaactAGAAACTAAACCACAATTCACTGAACTCAGGATAACAATAATTAGAGGcctaaattaattaaaacaaggaaacaatcaaaaataaaatcaagtaGGCAGTTAAAAATCAAatgacaattcactaaaattaaagcaatattaattaaagatctagccaaggaataacttcagcaatggttcacctaattggtCATCGATGCAAAGCAATCCCAATTATTtaccaataaataggttataactgccaaacaaacGATGGCAgccaacccctccttactgcgtcggtgatcaaggtacgcccgttaatcactgctctaattgagaaataatcctaggtacgcccgtagaatttaattccccaactgccttacgtattagaggagccctattctaaccaaataacacactaccagggttattttaggttagcccgcgtatccccctgacacgaatctaatcgagccagttgtcactattttgaggtaattaaacaattacggatttaataccccaactgacaatagattaccaaatcaattaattatccggattcaagacaatcaattaattaaataaccataagcatagTAATTAGGGAATACACGAataccaaaaaaacaaaaggga is drawn from Coffea arabica cultivar ET-39 chromosome 1c, Coffea Arabica ET-39 HiFi, whole genome shotgun sequence and contains these coding sequences:
- the LOC113725667 gene encoding late blight resistance protein R1-A-like; the protein is MKRITSYFRHQKKSDKGMREKPENNDRGEQMDWMTCTDAILDKLKFRVLQVDCRKDDHGLNKLMVELRLVKTFLLCARKLGYSCSSVEDSVHENGQQFYSLLVRLENDGLLTRDLAGPASTFREILKKFSQQISEVYVELLDFLLRSGAPPDDELMIFLDSLQDSLVDILWWGRACDSALEQLLNPLHKKFVFLRDFVVFVRSQGKPERKLMEHYGVVALSAARLCCICWFSRDDDKVFDKMHSEISDTIEKMNPVNDRTRLAYIEVLKSATSSLNLFTKTKASILWNFLHSLGGNLTELILNPAAWFTVSLKHQMRILYEGLRFLRIILKKQSHAYDGLHNWITLRHLGGIVCDAGVVIFSLYQNQIQEALAEALDVKMSSLLKEIMRYKEKAEHEFPVPLRFNFTTTNEVGLVDLILEKVKELASCKVDPIYFAKERVDLLRSLPHSYMVHEGDICQDDRGFNKLKVELRLVKTFLLCPMELTHSQYSLKFSVFEKTHQFYSLILGLEDDGLPPGDLVRAASDFRETLKDFRQQINDLYVEMSDSLLQSVSLSRIQRNLRGFVPGDVCWYESGRKSYPSILDRLLESSSTSGDEFMEFFQSLLENLADILVWGESYDSKLEKLFEPLHEKLLFLRNFILFARLQSKHECELMQHCGVLALSAAHLCYVCWFFRDDNQVFDGMQVEVLESVEKIKPVDQQVRLAYIHVLESESSSLSLSTKTDMFIMGDFVDSLLGNLWELLLNCPTNFMVSLKHQMRMLYEGLQYLRNILKTQQEMNDGLPGRFKDHIGAVVNDAGVVIFSLYQNNIQEALAEEIDVKLFCLLERIRVIQAEVKENHPVGVRFNFTTTTVLGIIDLLLEKLKELARCKVDPVYSFAKDRADFLRSYLKKTMDHPTGHLEVYSRSGESVMEQHNKGKKLQPQRAQEDLLFLRLFLENNLEQYVQNKQLQLQTMQDDLLFLRSFLAKNGVQCNHHEELQTLRSRVMEMAYKADFVIDSLRVGDISFYALLLFDNVTSEIQLLKAKTLVVDGNENVIKAQTPTKHLRNASSQEMSMLSGTCLQVSSQASISTMNKAVVDLKDQEQAIIDQLIGGSMQLDVISIVGMPGLGKTFLAQKVYHHPSVTSHFHILAWCCISQTYCKKDLLLGMLSCIDPKAQYSEMNEDDLAHKLCNHLRKQKYLIVLDDIWDIEAWNALKISFPDDTNGSRILLTSRHHGIIGKPHYLRPLDEEESWELLQKRLLTREEGYPPELNVLARQIAKHCNGLPLSIVIISGILLTLDQVGWEEVAERLNSNKKIGATEQCKSILELSYIHLPEHLKPCLIYFAAFSEDQEISVQRLIFLWIAEGFVKKSESENLEKIAEGYIMALINRSLVMVGQQRSIGGVKTCRIHDLLHVFCLRKAKDQNFLQFMRGYDVLHKVEEPYNLCRLSIYSQPKHFVKSRIFCPRMRSLLYSSRGGGSHEVLDHLSFIFHLKLLRVLDLGQISLGSAFPTELSLLVELRYLAVLGWFKDNIPSSLEKLSKLETLFVTTYYSDVGLLLFLDTLMKMQKLRHLHVCGALIDLRLANDNIEYSSILYSLDTFSTVKLYVGQSMEKVMGKFPNIRELKCCLQQSEESSDDSNMIVAMDSLSQLESLKLVLGKVASHLIEFHLPLNIKKLTVEDFSFRTIATIAKLPNLQVLKLLRQADGANEWDMEGMDEEEFFPELKFLKLEDLSMVTWRGSGLHFPSLEKLVLEGCKELEELPSCLWETLTLQLIAVHRCLYSAGDVVRDIQKQQIDYGNKYLKILISEEIEDTLSWSDGDYEG